One segment of bacterium DNA contains the following:
- a CDS encoding GAF domain-containing sensor histidine kinase, whose protein sequence is MAAIRIHLDVVDQAATTTLSEAAGREGFEVILGAPGAVPPDILVTRAERIGRHPCLSSRADLQPQLLLWAFPGDVTSEDLLGVRVTAFLPPTSGKDEIARVFAEAAQVYRSRRQEFAMWHEMEERYAEATVIVNLALELEPGMGIDDVLERIVIHLSEDLGYSIVSIMLLDDDEKHLTIRAARGLSARIIEITRMEVGKGVSGTVALTGEPLLVQDVEADARFGKPQSHKRYSSKSLICVPLKVGDRVIGVINANNKWRDEPLGDYDLHILTVVAAHISVSIERTRLYHNLERKAVELREAYEKLQAIDRIKSDFIINVSHEYRTPVTIILGYLELLKGSLADATHIDKVNVIMEAASRLSSLIDDSTDLLRLDTGTTLFIYRDVGVDYFLEEAVRGQWGRFGNKGVDLSLDLPEGLPLVRVDPDKMIKVFEKLLDNALKFTPQGGYTRVTARSEGDSKVLIQVEDSGAGISLEDRSRIFDRFEQGGDIMTGKPEGTGLGLTIAGAIMARQGGDISLDEQFDEGCRIIITLPVAENTGP, encoded by the coding sequence GTCGACCAGGCTGCGACCACCACCCTTTCGGAGGCGGCCGGCCGCGAAGGTTTCGAGGTCATCCTGGGCGCCCCGGGGGCCGTCCCCCCTGACATCCTGGTCACAAGGGCCGAAAGGATTGGTCGCCATCCCTGCCTTTCGTCCCGTGCCGATCTTCAGCCCCAGCTCCTTCTGTGGGCATTCCCCGGGGATGTTACCAGCGAGGATCTCCTGGGTGTGAGGGTGACGGCTTTCCTTCCCCCGACCTCCGGAAAGGATGAGATAGCCCGGGTCTTTGCTGAGGCTGCGCAGGTCTATCGGAGCAGGCGCCAGGAGTTCGCCATGTGGCACGAGATGGAGGAGCGCTACGCCGAAGCGACGGTCATCGTGAACCTGGCCCTGGAACTCGAGCCGGGGATGGGGATCGACGATGTGCTCGAAAGGATCGTCATCCACCTCTCCGAAGACCTTGGTTACTCCATCGTATCTATCATGCTCCTTGACGACGACGAGAAACACCTCACCATCAGGGCGGCGCGGGGGTTGAGCGCACGGATCATCGAGATCACGCGGATGGAGGTGGGCAAGGGCGTTTCAGGTACGGTGGCATTGACGGGAGAACCTCTCCTCGTCCAGGATGTGGAGGCCGACGCCAGGTTCGGTAAGCCGCAGAGCCACAAGAGGTATAGCAGCAAGTCCCTCATCTGCGTCCCCCTCAAGGTTGGCGATCGGGTCATCGGGGTGATCAACGCCAATAACAAGTGGAGGGATGAGCCCCTCGGCGATTACGACCTCCACATCCTCACCGTGGTGGCTGCCCACATCTCTGTCAGCATCGAGCGTACACGTCTTTATCACAACCTTGAGCGCAAGGCCGTGGAGCTCAGGGAGGCCTATGAAAAGCTCCAGGCCATCGACCGGATAAAGTCCGATTTTATCATCAATGTTTCCCACGAATACAGAACACCGGTCACGATCATCCTCGGTTACCTGGAACTCCTCAAGGGAAGCCTGGCTGATGCAACCCACATCGACAAGGTCAACGTCATCATGGAGGCAGCCTCCCGGCTTTCGAGCCTCATCGATGACAGCACCGATCTTTTGAGGCTCGACACCGGTACGACCCTCTTCATATACCGCGATGTGGGGGTGGACTACTTCCTGGAGGAGGCGGTGCGGGGGCAGTGGGGCCGTTTCGGGAACAAGGGTGTCGACCTCTCCCTGGATCTTCCCGAAGGTCTGCCACTGGTGAGGGTGGACCCTGACAAGATGATCAAGGTCTTCGAAAAGCTGTTGGATAATGCCCTGAAGTTCACACCGCAGGGTGGTTACACGCGGGTGACGGCTCGCAGCGAAGGGGACAGCAAGGTCCTTATCCAGGTGGAGGACTCGGGGGCCGGGATCTCTTTGGAAGACCGCAGCCGGATCTTCGACCGCTTTGAACAGGGCGGGGACATCATGACCGGAAAACCGGAGGGTACGGGCCTTGGCCTGACCATTGCCGGTGCCATCATGGCCAGGCAGGGAGGGGACATCTCCCTCGACGAGCAGTTCGACGAAGGGTGCCGCATTATCATCACGCTGCCCGTAGCTGAAAATACCGGTCCGTAG